Genomic segment of Deinococcus radiopugnans ATCC 19172:
GACAGAGATCCCGGGGGCGGTGGAACGGAATATCGGGTTCTGCGGTCCGTGACAGGGCCACAGGCCGCCCAGGGTCACGCTTTCAAGTGAGATCCAGGGGCTGAACGAGCACGTTCCGCCTGGCAGGGCGTACTGTCCACCCGAACCATCAGCAGCTAATGCCTATGGCCTTTGAATCCCTGCCCTGCATCTCGGTGGACAGGATCACCGCTCGCTCACGCTCCCACTGCTCGCCGTTCAGTTCAGCACACTCCGCAATCCAGATGAGCCGGAAGGGGAAATCAATGCGGACACAGCCCGACTCTCCGTTTCGCCCCTCCCACAATGTGGCGCGAATGGCGGGAGAGGGGGTAGTGCTCCAAGAATCCCGTCAAGCGGCGAAGAGAGACTTCGCCGACGCGATCAGTTTATCCCAGGGGTAGGCATACCCAAGAGCCGAGTGCAACCTCTGCGTGTTGTACCAATGCTGGAATTGACCGCACTGGACGCGAAGTTCGGTGATGGACCGCACCTCCTGCCGGAAGATCCATTCGTATTTCAGATTTCGGTTGACCCGTTCCAGAATCCCCATTCCACCGCGCTGCGACACTTTCGCCCTGATCCAACAGCCCACCTCCTCACAGGCCTGCCGGAACGCCTGCGACGTGAAATCTGACCCTCCGTCCGACATCACCACAATGCTTTCTTTAACCCCGTGGCTATGGAGCAGCTGTAGTCCGGTCTGCAGCGCGGTAACCGCGCTGCTTGCTGAGAGATTGCGAACCACTTCCAGGTGCAGCACGGCGCGGCTTCCTACATCCAGCACGACATACACTCAGGCCGCGCCATCCGTGAGACTGAATCGGGTGGCGTCAATTTGAACCCGGCGCCCCTCGGGCCACAGAAGGGGCGTCAGGATGGGCACAGACGGACGCCGTGTTTTTTTCGGCTGGGCTGGAATCAAGTCCAATTCCTGGAGCAAGCGTCGAACCTCATGACGGCCAGGCGCAGCCTGACCGTGCTGCCTGGCCAGTTGACGCTGAACGCGCCGATAGCCGTAGGTCGGATTCGCCAACGCGACGTCCCGCACCTGATTACGATGGGCTGTCTGTCGCGCTTGACGCGCTTTTTCCTGCTCCACGTGACGCCGAGCGTCACGCAGCTTCCAGTACGGCAAGTCGACGTCCCGGGCGAAGCTGGACAGGCTGACATGAGGTTGGTCTTGGAGCACCTCGGTGTAGAGCGCGAGGGCCTGCGGAACGCTCAAAGACCCCGGGCTTTTTTTGCAATATAGAGGGACAACTCCTTCTCACCCAGCAGACTTTTCAGCCGCTCGTTTTCCTGCTCGAGGGCTTTGACGCCGTGATCGATGTGATCGCCAAGGAGGCGGGCCGTGCCCGCCTCCAGGAACTGCGTGCGCCACTTATGAATCAGGCTTTCAGCGACGCCATGCTGACGGGAGAGTTCCGCCACCGACTGTTCACCGCGAAGGACCGCGAGCACAATCTGTTCCTTGATTTCAGATGACCACGTTTTCCGTTGCTTTCCCATATGTTCCCTCCAGTGTGCCCTACCCTCTCAACGGGTTGGGGACTTTCTGTCGGGATTTCTGGAGCACTACCGGGCCTTCCCAAAGTCGGCTCAAGCCCTCAAGAACGTTCTAGCCGGGCTACCAAGTGGCGGCTTCGCCGGTCCGTCCGCAACTGGTGCAGCAGCTCGCCTACCTCCGCCCCTTCACCTCCCGCAACCTCTCGCAGGGCCGTCAGGTAAATCCGTTGCGACAGCTCCGACAACCCCACGAACTTCCCGACCGGATCCGTGCCCAGGCGGGGAAGATTGACCGGCCACAGCTCCGACACTGCGCTCATCCACGTCCCTCCGGTCTGTCCATCATGCGGCGCCTGAGCAAGCCCTCAGTTCCTGAAGGCCAGACTGGCCAGCTGC
This window contains:
- a CDS encoding integrase core domain-containing protein encodes the protein MYVVLDVGSRAVLHLEVVRNLSASSAVTALQTGLQLLHSHGVKESIVVMSDGGSDFTSQAFRQACEEVGCWIRAKVSQRGGMGILERVNRNLKYEWIFRQEVRSITELRVQCGQFQHWYNTQRLHSALGYAYPWDKLIASAKSLFAA
- a CDS encoding IS3 family transposase; protein product: MSVPQALALYTEVLQDQPHVSLSSFARDVDLPYWKLRDARRHVEQEKARQARQTAHRNQVRDVALANPTYGYRRVQRQLARQHGQAAPGRHEVRRLLQELDLIPAQPKKTRRPSVPILTPLLWPEGRRVQIDATRFSLTDGAA
- a CDS encoding transposase — encoded protein: MGKQRKTWSSEIKEQIVLAVLRGEQSVAELSRQHGVAESLIHKWRTQFLEAGTARLLGDHIDHGVKALEQENERLKSLLGEKELSLYIAKKARGL